In Arvicanthis niloticus isolate mArvNil1 chromosome 10, mArvNil1.pat.X, whole genome shotgun sequence, a single genomic region encodes these proteins:
- the Tnfsf18 gene encoding tumor necrosis factor ligand superfamily member 18, giving the protein MEEMPLSESSPRGAERFRKPWLLCIVALLLMLFCALGTLIYTSLKPTTKDTCMVKFELLSSKWQMTSPEPHCVNMTSDGKLKILQSGVYLIYGQVIPVDKKYIQNRAPFVVQIVKKNDVLQTLTNDFQILPIGGIYELHAGDTLYLMFNSEDHIQKNNTYWGIILMPDLSFIS; this is encoded by the exons ATGGAGGAAATGCCTTTGAGCGAGTCAAGTCCTCGAGGGGCAGAGAGGTTCAGGAAGCCATGGCTCTTATGCATAGTTGCTCTGTTGCTGATGCTGTTCTGTGCCTTGGGTACACTGATCTACACTTCACTCAAG CCAACTACCAAAGACACCTGCATGGTTAAGTTTG AACTATTATCCTCAAAATGGCAAATGACATCTCCTGAACCTCATTGTGTGAATATGACATCTGATGGGAAGCTGAAGATACTTCAGAGTGGCGTGTATTTAATCTATGGTCAAGTGATTCCTGTCGATAAGAAATACATACAAAACAGGGCTCCCTTTGTAGTACagatagttaaaaaaaatgatgtcCTACAAACTCTAACGAATGATTTTCAAATCTTACCTATAGGAGGGATCTATGAACTGCATGCTGGAGACACCCTATATTTGATGTTCAACTCTGAAGACCatattcagaaaaataatacATACTGGGGGATCATTTTAATGCCAGATCTCTCATTCATCTCCTAG